A single window of Culicoides brevitarsis isolate CSIRO-B50_1 chromosome 3, AGI_CSIRO_Cbre_v1, whole genome shotgun sequence DNA harbors:
- the LOC134833071 gene encoding leucine-rich repeat serine/threonine-protein kinase 1 isoform X2: MSWNFGETPRAGAETALDACDYFVDDVKDVWRKADAREQMRLLKHNELREAVSTGDITKVKVLLDALGAEKEIIVNMAPSGANTLLFIASQIGYHKVVKALIESGADGRSHTVTKYSPLYTAVHHGHIKVVKILLETFPELVQHLTVERWLPFHAACINGFISIVEILINYEYPEEIMSTYRDPSGKWEWRLAFDPNIQDVTKQTALFVSCLLGNKPLLEVLLNWKVKCTKIFNGKDDDELPAQEITSPMSPTRRRISYGIQSIMSRLSLAQSPDKCADETLRSPLDLNLLCGQSRETALLASVRGGFLDVAALLLQNGADPNIIARPVEDQSDPKFSDEIYGLSNAPLAEAVRQKSLPMVELLLKFGAKDEQSTALTTAIDSADEQILCRLLAIRSHQDPEYKINKKGLNDDHSEVLSPSISNLTYSSLYPNTPTMVNWHSNTCRLSYIKMNWLSEAVLYCNPKLKPSPKSSILALGALTRIDISHNSLTTLPPEIFNLCSLRTLNVAQNKLESLPLPTDVLSVKSPGSRRSSKASPKEYNCPVLEELYLQDNHLSVIPPQIFRLPYLVILDISNNKLEELPFEMWRAPKLKELNIAFNLLKDLPVLKDNAGDQCGTEPPSPVSEASPYIPSTYDENSSVSRGRTVASLDLVHHHIWSKTLEITEQELRLPDARLDNSVSQLSSLNLANNLFVSIPVALPCLAVNLTRLNMAYNSLRSMGHVTSYPASLKQLDLGHNEISCWPSLPRIAASDPHLACYNPQETPKNTPVKSASGSAGSFNSELTLVKTSQSSNNITSLRSAVLKSVCCHRRHLRLESLRTLILADNLLTRIQLSTDDVSTLGETDDSEWSVVGVAKSRLIFPNLSMLDIGNNCLKEIPTSIHELTNLSVLNISGNVDITELPPHMGLLSRLWNLNTRGCALQEPLRTMIESKKYKTMDIIGYLKSVYEDAKPYARMKLMVVGVQGIGKTSLLDHLRSDGSSRNRKPDHWAKRMGHKGVNQKTNRGVNISTVGVDIGDWVCEKKIRGNSMHGPVVFRTWDFGGQKEYYATHQYFLSKRSLYLVLWKIPDGRKGLAEVLQWLGNIQARAPNSPVIIVGTHYDTVGDTFPAKVAEELQNTIRDRFIAVADAEKMGLPRVLDSIEVSCKTGHNIKLLANLIYETAFSLRLPGSKEPLLHQRVPASYLALEDVITNLSSQLRQNSVDPVLNSEQYRMMVTQEMQTRGYKCFRDWSELNQATMFLHDNGVLLHYDDATLRELYFLDPQWLCDMLAHVVTVREINPFARTGIMKMDDLQLLFKNSQLGRNDNRGYIVSLLNKFEVALTWDARTLLIPSLLPVEENASNGSPVTIKIATRSRAWAANRGRRNFHTTPSPSLPFSLEAPTLTIDTSPKFDICTIHRPEKAISRLLLMSYFPSGFWSRLITRVLADDQVVDAIRYLYPLPKEAMSDTEVVQAANISSHWSVWQTGLALYYGTTLVFKMREISATCQFSPYRNPSNRFKLKQDGIWCDVDMLATSILEITFPFNAILIRKIDDVGKELSSYEMEANIQGITQLLSLTVDHIDLLLEDWFPTLGTRFVHTSEGRFLVTRIVPCPKCLKTCEERQIGPNFPVNPGGGKPMPKGVVKRLSTDRRDYSREYGEASGGLNDLHGILNEMNVVAVPTRKSQDSLGWSDGDSGVGPDSTCSSRNVSVEGHPLLASNQDSPNSPSYTWMIEECILAAYDKKSIPCPTHGEIDLKLITPDVNFMDLSETYVIKPNDITRGPLLGRGAFGFVFKATCKLRGSRQVVSVAMKMLQPVAPGSRARQSAIIAYKAALGKWERDPLQHACKAYCTARQELAVLVTLKHPNIVPLIGVCTQPLALVLDLAPKGALDVVLRHYRRSGARIGPYCFQALVLQAARAIEYLHRRRVIYRDLKAENILVWEFPDAHTEDNPANPVHIKVADYGISRITLPSGSKGFGGTEGFMAPEIMRHNGEEEYTEKVDCFSFGMFLYELISLRQPFEGHEAVKECILEGGRPVLTQRETYFPSYCLDLMVLCWDQQPKIRPSASQIVSIASAPEFTHLLDCCSLAHSGTVIAGVGCPVSSFEDDVLSGYELWLPCSNSRIDLLLGSNKGWEQYHRILCPQVNFQNVTGIAQTMKLTAVCIVEGFVWVGDAHGSIHSFNASDCIHTFSYALEPVQHSPVVALVYLDRIKRVAAGLENGRLFLLDSTLIPSTYQSAEGSFVLTELGSGERLYSVCALWKQEGEYELWCGETDGVINVFEVQNSVVTSHHALSHYQSSIPLKGLNVSLLESSDNYVYAYVAPGCILYQWNVLKKSIENKLDCSKLVPCSESLKSIAIEEHLSPGKCQVTAMTVLNNELYVGTTWGCVIVVEKQTMRPITIFRPYQDDVRCIIALKPVQESQVPLIVTIGRGYRSLIDRFTDVNTGQVMTPCTTGTDRKAKEVLQKDRSHHMHALIWRSDHWQPI; this comes from the exons atGTCTTGGAATTTCGGGGAAACTCCACGTGCAGGGGCAGAAACTGCATTAGACGCATGCGATTACTTTGTCGATGATGTCAAAGATGTGTGGCGCAAAGCAG ATGCACGTGAACAAATGCGCTTACTTAAGCATAATGAATTGCGAGAAGCTGTTTCAACGGGTGACATTACCAAAGTTAAGGTATTATTGGATGCCTTGGGAGCTGAAAAAGAGATAATTGTGAATATGGCGCCATCGGGTGCAAATACCCTTTTATTCATTGCCTCGCAAATTGGTTATCATAAAGTTGTGAAAGCGCTTATCGAGTCAGGAGCGGATGGAAGATCTCATACTGTGACAAAATACTCTCCCTTATATACCGCAGTTCATCATGGGCACattaaagttgtaaaaatattgcttGAAACTTTTCCCGAGTTGGTACAACATTTGACTGTCGAACGATGGTTGCCCTTTCACGCAGCATGCATCAACGGATTCATTTCTATTGTAGAAATTCTCATCAATTACGAGTACCCCGAAGAAATTATGTCAACGTATCGTGATCCAAGCGGAAAATGGGAATGGAGATTAGCATTCGATCCAAATATTCAAGATGTAACAAAACAAACTGCTCTATTTGTATCGTGTTTGTTGGGAAATAAGCCGTTATTAGAAGTACTCTTGAATTGGAAAGTAAAGTGCACAAAGATATTCAATGGAAAAGACGACGATGAACTTCCCGCTCAAGAAATTACAAGCCCAATGAGTCCTACGAGACGTCGAATTTCGTATGGCATTCAATCTATTATGTCTCGTTTGAGTTTAGCGCAAAGTCCTGACAAATGCGCAGATGAAACATTACGAAGTCCCTTAGATTTAAACTTACTTTGTGGGCAATCGCGAGAAACAGCATTGTTAGCATCCGTTCGCGGAGGATTTTTGGATGTTGCCGCATTACTCTTGCAAAATGGAGCAGATCCCAATATCATTGCAAGACCTGTTGAAGATCAAAGTGATCCGAAATTTTCCGATGAAATTTATGGATTATCGAATGCTCCGCTCGCAGAAGCTGTGAGACAAAAGTCATTACCAATGGTAGAGTTATTACTTAAATTTGGAGCAAAAGACGAACAATCAACAGCTCTAACGACGGCAATTGACAGTGCAGATGAACAAATATTGTGTCGTTTGTTGGCTATTAGATCGCATCAAGATCCAgaatacaaaataaacaaaaaaggcTTGAACGATGATCATTCTGAGGTTTTGAGTCCTTCAATAAGCAATTTGACGTATTCTTCATTGTATCCAAATACGCCAACTATGGTTAATTGGCACAGTAATACGTGTCGTTTGTCGTACATCAAAATGAATTGGCTCAGTGAAGCAGTTTTATATTGTAATCCAAAGTTAAAACCAAGCCCAAAATCGAGTATATTGGCATTAGGAGCATTAACTCGAATTGACATATCTCACAACAGTTTGACAACATTGCCTCCCGAGATATTCAATTTATGCAGTTTACGAACTCTTAATGTAGCGCAAAACAAATTAGAATCTCTACCTTTGCCAACAGATGTTCTTTCGGTAAAATCGCCCGGATCGCGACGCAGCTCGAAAGCATCTCCCAAAGAATATAATTGTCCCGTTTTAGAAGAACTCTATTTACAGGACAACCATTTGTCAGTTATTCCTCCGCAAATCTTTCGTTTGCCATATTTAGTCATTCTCGATATTTCGAACAACAAATTGGAGGAATTACCATTCGAAATGTGGCGTGCCCCAAAACTTAAAGAGTTGAACATTGCATTCAATTTGTTGAAAGATTTACCCGTTTTGAAAGACAATGCGGGAGATCAATGCGGTACAGAACCTCCATCGCCTGTTTCAGAAGCTTCTCCTTACATTCCAAGTACATATGATGAGAATAGCTCTGTATCAAGAGGAAGAACTGTTGCGAGTCTCGATCTTGTTCATCATCACATTTGGTCGAAAACGTTGGAGATAACAGAACAAGAGTTGAGGCTTCCTGATGCTCGTTTAGATAATAGTGTGTCACAATTAAGCAGTTTGAATCTCGCAAATAATTTGTTCGTTAGTATTCCTGTTGCTTTGCCATGTCTTGCAGTTAATCTTACTCGATTGAACATGGCATACAACAGTTTGAGATCAATGGGACATGTAACAAGTTATCCTGCTTCGTTAAAACAACTCGATTTAGGACATAATGAAATAAGTTGTTGGCCCAGCTTACCAAGAATCGCTGCATCAGATCCCCATTTGGCATGTTATAATCCTCAAGAAA CACCAAAAAATACTCCTGTAAAGAGTGCAAGCGGAAGCGCAGGATCATTCAATAGTGAATTAACTCTTGTAAAAACATCGCAAAGTTCGAACAACATTACATCATTGCGATCTGCTGTTCTCAAAAGTGTTTGCTGTCATCGACGTCATCTACGTTTGGAGTCACTTCGAACGCTAATTTTGGCCGATAATCTTCTCACACGAATTCAGTTGTCTACAGATGATGTTTCAACATTAGGCGAAACGGATGATTCGGAATGGAGTGTTGTTGGCGTTGCAAAATCTCGTCttatttttcctaatttatCAATGTTAGATATCGGAAACAATTGTTTAAAGGAAATCCCAACATCAATACATGAATTGACGAACTTAAGTGTGCTCAATATCAGCGGAAATGTAGATATTACGGAGCTTCCGCCTCACATGGGACTCCTTTCTCGTCTTTGGAATTTGAATACGCGCGGATGTGCTTTGCAAGAGCCATTACGTACGATGATCGAAAGCAAGAAATATAAGACAATGGATATAATTGGATATCTAAAATCTGTGTACGAAGATGCAAAGCCTTATGCTCGAATGAAACTGATGGTTGTTGGAGTACAAGGCATTGGAAAAACAAGTCTTTTAGATCATTTACGAAGCGACGGATCATCAAGAAATCGAAAACCAGATCATTGGGCGAAACGTATGGGACACAAAGGCGTTAATCAAAAGACGAATCGAGGCGTGAATATTTCAACAGTTGGTGTTGACATTGGAGATTGGGTTTGTGAGAAAAAGATACGAGGGAATTCGATGCATGGCCCTGTCGTATTTAGAACATGGGATTTCGGGGGACAAAAAGAGTATTATGCAACTCATCAGTACTTTTTGTCAAAGAGAAGTTTGTATCTCGTTTTGTGGAAGATTCCCGATGGAAGAAAAGGTCTTGCAGAAGTCTTACAATGGCTCGGAAACATTCAAGCTCGTGCCCCGAACTCACCTGTCATAATAGTAGGAACGCATTATGACACTGTTGGCGATACATTTCCCGCAAAAGTTGCTGAAGAACTTCAAAATACAATTCGCGATCGTTTTATTGCTGTAGCTGATGCGGAAAAAATGGGATTGCCACGCGTATTAGATTCCATTGAAGTTAGTTGCAAAACGGGACACAATATAAAACTACTTGCGAATCTCATTTACGAAACTGCATTTTCGTTGAGATTACCCGGTTCAAAAGAGCCGCTACTTCATCAACGAGTACCTGCTTCATATTTAGCATTAGAAGATGTAATTACGAATTTATCATCACAATTACGACAAAACAGCGTAGATCCCGTTTTAAATTCAGAACAATATCGCATGATGGTTACACAAGAAATGCAAACGCGTGGTTACAAATGTTTCCGTGATTGGAGTGAATTGAATCAAGCAACAATGTTCTTGCACGACAACGGAGTCTTGTTACATTATGACGATGCAACATTACGtgaattgtattttttggaTCCTCAATGGTTATGTGATATGTTAGCGCATGTTGTAACGGTACGAGAAATTAATCCTTTTGCGCGTACGGGAATCATGAAGATGGATGATTTGCAATTGTTATTCAAAAACTCGCAACTCGGAAGAAACGATAATCGAGGATATATCGTGAGTTTGCTGAACAAATTTGAAGTTGCCTTAACATGGGATGCAAGAACACTTCTTATTCCTTCATTGTTGCCCGTTGAAGAAAATGCTTCAAATGGAAGCCCTGTAACGATTAAAATTGCAACAAGATCTCGTGCATGGGCAGCGAATCGAGGAAGACGAAACTTTCATACAACTCCTTCGCCATCGTTACCATTTTCTTTAGAAGCGCCTACATTAACGATCGACACATCTCCAAAGTTCGACATTTGCACAATTCATCGTCCTGAAAAAGCAATTTCTCGATTGCTTTTGATGTCATATTTCCCATCGGGATTTTGGTCTCGTCTCATAACTCGTGTATTGGCGGATGATCAAGTTGTCGATGCAATTCGTTATTTGTATCCTTTACCAAAGGAAGCAATGTCTGATACGGAAGTTGTTCAAGCAGCAAATATCTCGTCACATTGGTCTGTATGGCAAACAGGATTAGCATTGTATTACGGAACAACACTTGTATTCAAAATGAGAGAAATATCAGCAACATGTCAATTCTCGCCATATCGAAATCCATCAAACAGATTTAAATTGAAGCAAGACGGTATTTGGTGCGATGTAGATATGTTGGCAACAAGCATTCTCGAAATAACGTTTccttttaatgcaattttgatTCGAAAAATTGACGATGTTGGTAAAGAATTGTCATCGTATGAGATGGAAGCCAATATACAAGGCATTACACAACTTTTATCATTAACTGTTGATCATATTGATTTGTTGTTGGAAGATTGGTTTCCAACACTCGGAACTCGTTTTGTGCACACGTCAGAAGGAAGATTTCTCGTTACTCGAATTGTTCCTTGCCCAAAGTGTCTCAAAACGTGCGAAGAACGGCAAATAGGACCAAATTTTCCCGTAAATCCAGGCGGAGGAAAACCAATGCCAAAAGGAGTTGTTAAACGCTTGAGTACAGATCGACGAGATTATAGTCGTGAATATGGCGAAGCAAGCGGAGGATTAAATGACTTACATGGAATTCTCAATGAAATGAATGTTGTTGCTGTTCCAACTCGAAAATCACAAGATTCTCTCGGATGGTCTGATGGAGATTCGGGTGTTGGACCTGATTCAACGTGTTCATCGAGAAATGTTTCTGTCGAAGGTCATCCATTACTTGCTTCGAATCAAGATTCGCCAAATTCTCCGAGTTACACGTGGATGATAGAAGAATGCATTCTCGCGGCatacgacaaaaaatcaattccatGCCCAACGCATGGCGAAATCGATTTGAAACTTATCACGCCAGATGTTAATTTCATGGATTTGTCAGAGACGTATGTAATTAAACCGAATGATATTACTCGAGGACCTCTTCTTGGAAGAGGAGCTTTTGGATTTGTCTTTAAAGCAACGTGTAAACTTCGCGGATCTCGTCAAGTTGTTTCTGTTGCAATGAAAATGTTACAACCCGTTGCTCCGGGAAGTCGTGCACGACAAAGTGCAATAATTGCTTATAAAGCAGCTCTTGGAAAATGGGAAAGAGATCCTTTGCAACATGCGTGTAAAGCATATTGTACAGCAAGACAAGAACTCGCAGTTCTCGTTACGTTAAAACATCCAAATATTGTTCCTTTAATCGGAGTTTGTACACAACCATTGGCCTTAGTTCTTGATCTCGCACCAAAAGGAGCTTTAGATGTTGTTTTGCGACATTATCGACGAAGCGGAGCACGAATAGGACCTTATTGTTTTCAAGCACTCGTATTACAAGCAGCACGAGCAATTGAATATCTTCATCGACGACGAGTCATTTATCGTGATTTGAAAGCGGAAAATATTCTTGTATGGGAATTCCCTGATGCTCATACGGAAGACAATCCTGCGAATCCTGTGCATATTAAAGTTGCTGATTATGGAATTAGTCGCATAACTTTGCCAAGCGGATCAAAAGGTTTTGGAGGAACAGAAGGATTTATGGCGCCTGAGATAATGCGACACAACGGTGAAGAAGAATACACGGAAAAAGTTGATTGTTTCTCATTTGGCATGTTCTTGTATGAGCTAATTTCACTCCGTCAACCATTTGAAGGGCATGAAGCTGTCAAAGAATGCATTCTCGAAGGCGGTAGACCTGTTTTAACACAACGCGAAACGTATTTTCCTTCATATTGTCTcgatttgatggttttgtgttggGATCAACAACCGAAAATTAGACCATCAGCAAGTCAAATCGTATCAATTGCAAGTGCGCCTGAATTTACACATCTTCTTGATTGTTGTTCACTTGCTCATAGCGGAACAGTAATTGCAGGCGTTGGATGTCCTGTTTCAAGTTTTGAAGACGACGTCTTGAGCGGATACGAATTATGGTTACCATGTTCAAACTCGAGAATCGATTTACTTTTGGGCTCTAACAAAGGATGGGAGCAATATCATCGTATATTATGTCCTCAAGTTAACTTTCAAAATGTTACGGGAATAGCGCAAACGATGAAATTAACAGCAGTTTGTATTGTCGAAGGATTTGTTTGGGTTGGCGATGCTCATGGAagtattcattcattcaa tgCATCGGATTGTATCCATACATTTTCATATGCACTCGAGCCTGTTCAACATAGTCCCGTTGTTGCTCTCGTTTATTTAGATCGAATAAAACGCGTAGCTGCTGGATTGGAAAATGGTAGACTATTTCTCTTGGATTCAACTTTAATTCCTTCAACGTATCAAAGTGCTGAAGGAAGCTTTGTTCTAACAGAACTCGGATCGGGCGAACGACTTTACAGTGTTTGTGCTTTATGGAAACAAGAAGg cgaatATGAACTTTGGTGTGGCGAAACGGATGGCGTTATAAATGTATTTGAAGTGCAAAACTCCGTTGTTACGAGTCATCATGCCTTATCTCATTATCAATCGTCAATTCCGCTCAAAGGATTAAATGTGTCATTACTCGAGTCGTCGGATAATTACGTTTATGCATATGTAGCTCCCGGTTGTATTCTTTATCAATGGAATGTTCTGAAGAAATCTATTGAGAACAAACTTGATTGCTCGAAACTTGTTCCATGCTCTGAAAGTCTCAAAAGCATTGCGATCGAAGAACATTTGAGTCCCGGAAAGTGTCAAGTAACAGCAATGACAGTACTCAACAACGAGTTGTACGTTGGAACAACATGGGGATGCGTGATTGTCGTCGAGAAACAAACTATGAGACCAATTACGATTTTTAGACCGTATCAAGATGATGTGCGATGTATAATAGCATTGAAACCTGTGCAAGAATCTCAAGTTCCTTTAATTGTTACCATTGGAAGAGGATATCGATCGTTAATTGATCGCTTTACTGACGTCAATACGGGACAAGTAATGACGCCTTGCACAACGGGAACCGACAGAAAGGCAAAAGAGGTCTTGCAAAAAGACAGAAGTCATCACATGCATGCTCTCATATGGCGATCTGATCATTGGCAACCAATTTAA